GGGCGAGCTGACCTATGCGGTGTGCCTGTTGTGCTTCGCCGCCGGCGTGCTGATGCTGACAGCCGTGCAGGTGCGCTACCGCGAGGACAGTCGGCCGCTGGAGACTACGGCCTGGCAGCGCTTCACCGCGGGCATCCGCTTTATCCGTTCGCGGCCGATCATCCTCGGCACCATTTCGCTGGATCTGTTCGCCGTGCTGCTCGGCGGGGTGGTGGCGCTGTTGCCGATCTATGCCCATGAGGTGCTGCAGGTGGGGCCCACCGGACTGGGCATCCTGCGTAGCGCCATGGCCATCGGCGAGGTGCTGGTGGGCTTCTACCTCAGCCTGCGGCCGTTCAACCGGCATGTGGGGCTGAGCATGTTCGTTGCGGTGGCGGTGTTCGGCGTGGCCAACCTGGTGTTCTCGCTGTCCAGCCTGTTCTGGCTGTCGTTTGCCGCATTGCTGGTGGCGGGCGGCGCGGACATGGTGAGCATGTACATTCGCTCCTCGCTGATCCAGTTCTCTACCCCGGACGCCATGCGCGGCCGGGTCAACGCGGTGAACATGCTGTTCATCGGCTCCTCCAACGAGCTTGGCGAATTTCGTGCCGGCAGCAGCGCCGCCTGGTTCGGTGCGGTGCCGGCGGCGCTGCTGGGCAGCCTGTGCACGCTGGGTGTAGTGGGCGCCTGGATGGCGGGTTTCCGCAGCCTGCGTCGGGTCGATCGCTTCGAGGATGCGGCCGCGGAGCGCGCGGCGGCATAGATCGATTCAGCCCAAGCCTGGGCGGGCTTGGGTCCTTTCGTTGCTGGCGCGCGCCGGAATCCGGCTATACCTGCATTGACTCTCCCTTTGTTCATCTCTCTATGGATGCCATAGAGAGGAAGGGGGTTGTTTGATTGTGGGTGTCATATAATATGTCGGTCGTCATCCAACTCGTTTCGGGAGAATCACCATGAGCAAACAAGGCAAGGCGCTGATTACCGGCGCATCCGCGGGTATCGGCGCCACCTATGCCGAGCGTCTGGCTCGGCGTGGCCATGACCTGCTGCTGGTGGCACGTGATCTGGCGCGCCTGGAGGAGATGGCCGGGCGTCTGGCCCAGCAGCATGGGGTCAAGGTCGAGGTGCTCAAGGCCGACTTGACGCAAAAGGCCGACGTGCTGGCCGTCGAGGACAGGCTGCGCGCCGATGCCGAGATCAGCCTGCTGGTGAACAATGCCGGTATCGCCACCCATGGCACCCTGGCCGAGGCGGATCTGGATCTGGCGGAGAGTCTGATCCAGCTCAATGTGGTGGCGCTGACCCGTCTGGCCTCGGTGGCTGCCGCCCAATTCACCGCCCGTGGTCGCGGCGCCATCATCAATATCGCCTCGGTGGTTGCACTGGCGCCTGAGATGTTCAACGCCGTGTACAGCGCGTCCAAGGCTTACGTACTGAGCCTGACCCAGACCCTCGGCAGCGAACTGGCCGGCAAGGGGGTACAGGTGCAGGCCGTGCTGCCAGGCGTGACCCGCACCGAGATCTGGGAGCGCAGCGGCATGGACGGCAGCAAGTTGCCGCCGGAGATGATCATGGAGGTGGGCGAGATGGTCGATGCGGCGCTGGCCGGCTTCGACCAGGGCGAGCTGGTCACTATCCCGTCGCTGCCGGATGCCGCCGATTGGAAGGCTTTCGTCGCCGCCCGCGGCGCGCTGGGCCCGAACCTGTCGCGCAATCACGCGGCGCCGCGCTACAAGCGCTGAGGCCGGAAAGAATAAGCCCCCGAGAACTCGGGGGCTTTTTTATGCGTCGGTACAACCGCTCCGCTGTCGGGCTCAGCCCGCCGTCTGCTCCAGCAGCAGGTCACGGGTACCGGCGCGCAGCAGTTCCGCCAGCTCGGGGTCGGTGACGCTGCGCGACAGTACCAGGGCGCCGACCATGGCCGAGAGGATCAGTGCGCTCTGCTTCTGCGCGTCGTCGCCAGAGAGATGGCTGGCGATCAGCGCCAGGCGGTCGCGTACGATCTGGTCGGTGACCGGGCTGGGCTGGCCGCGTTGGCCCAGCTCGGCGGACATGGTCGGCAGCGGGCAGCCGGCGCCGGGCGACTTGCAGTGGGCGGCGGAGAGGTAGCGCTTGATCAGCCCCTGCAGTGGCTGCGGGTCCTGCTCAAGCTCCTTGAGGCCTTCGGAGAGCTGGTTGGCGCTCTGCTGCAGGGCCTGCTCGACCAGGTCGTCCTTGGAC
This DNA window, taken from Pseudomonas alcaligenes, encodes the following:
- a CDS encoding MFS transporter — encoded protein: MSAELSVYRQPGFLPFLTARVLAMFAVQIMAVVVAWQVYELTRDPMSLAYVGLAQFLPMLFLLLPAGDLIDRFDRKWILGLSWGVEALCAAALLGLSAKQGPVGAFYMVLVFYGCARAFTGPALSSLLPQIVPRERLAAAIAANSMIVRASTISGPVLGGGLYALGGGELTYAVCLLCFAAGVLMLTAVQVRYREDSRPLETTAWQRFTAGIRFIRSRPIILGTISLDLFAVLLGGVVALLPIYAHEVLQVGPTGLGILRSAMAIGEVLVGFYLSLRPFNRHVGLSMFVAVAVFGVANLVFSLSSLFWLSFAALLVAGGADMVSMYIRSSLIQFSTPDAMRGRVNAVNMLFIGSSNELGEFRAGSSAAWFGAVPAALLGSLCTLGVVGAWMAGFRSLRRVDRFEDAAAERAAA
- a CDS encoding SDR family NAD(P)-dependent oxidoreductase: MSKQGKALITGASAGIGATYAERLARRGHDLLLVARDLARLEEMAGRLAQQHGVKVEVLKADLTQKADVLAVEDRLRADAEISLLVNNAGIATHGTLAEADLDLAESLIQLNVVALTRLASVAAAQFTARGRGAIINIASVVALAPEMFNAVYSASKAYVLSLTQTLGSELAGKGVQVQAVLPGVTRTEIWERSGMDGSKLPPEMIMEVGEMVDAALAGFDQGELVTIPSLPDAADWKAFVAARGALGPNLSRNHAAPRYKR
- a CDS encoding TetR/AcrR family transcriptional regulator, with translation MRYSEDHKAKTHQRIVDEAALRFRRDGVLATGLQPLMKALGLTHGGFYAHFKSKDDLVEQALQQSANQLSEGLKELEQDPQPLQGLIKRYLSAAHCKSPGAGCPLPTMSAELGQRGQPSPVTDQIVRDRLALIASHLSGDDAQKQSALILSAMVGALVLSRSVTDPELAELLRAGTRDLLLEQTAG